A portion of the Pseudarthrobacter defluvii genome contains these proteins:
- a CDS encoding methylenetetrahydrofolate reductase — protein MATRIVPAPNRAASLELIKDFSLEMTGKDIPALVAAKDKIPPHSRINVTFLGNEDLEMRVAAAKAVRDLGFIPVPHISARRLASRGELEKFLQRLQEAGAAEHVFVVGGDPAEPEGPYADSLALVNTGILQEFGVREVGIGGYPEGHPDIPNETLWRALEDKTAALAAQNIDAFIITQFAFDTAPVAGWIKEVRARGIKAPIRVGTPGPAGIKRLLGFARRFGVGANAMIVKKYGFSLTNLMGDAGPDRFVNDLAAVLAGDAPGQDQHLHPQVGLHFYTFGGLLATADWVRHFMAEAG, from the coding sequence ATGGCGACTCGAATCGTGCCCGCCCCCAACCGGGCAGCCTCACTGGAACTCATCAAGGATTTCTCGCTGGAAATGACCGGCAAGGACATCCCCGCCCTCGTCGCAGCAAAAGACAAAATTCCGCCTCACTCCCGCATCAACGTCACCTTCCTTGGCAACGAGGACCTGGAGATGCGGGTGGCCGCGGCAAAGGCGGTCCGGGACCTGGGATTCATCCCGGTGCCGCACATTTCAGCGCGCCGGCTGGCATCAAGGGGTGAACTCGAAAAATTCCTCCAGCGCCTCCAGGAGGCGGGTGCCGCCGAGCACGTGTTCGTGGTGGGCGGCGACCCTGCCGAACCTGAGGGCCCGTACGCGGACTCGCTGGCGCTGGTCAACACCGGGATCCTGCAGGAGTTCGGCGTCCGGGAGGTGGGAATCGGCGGCTACCCCGAGGGCCATCCCGACATCCCCAATGAGACACTTTGGCGGGCGCTGGAAGACAAAACAGCGGCCCTCGCCGCCCAGAACATCGACGCCTTCATCATTACGCAGTTTGCCTTCGACACCGCGCCGGTTGCCGGGTGGATCAAGGAGGTCCGGGCCAGGGGCATCAAGGCGCCCATCCGGGTGGGAACACCCGGACCGGCGGGGATCAAGCGCCTCCTCGGCTTTGCGCGCCGGTTCGGAGTGGGAGCCAACGCGATGATCGTCAAGAAATACGGCTTCTCACTGACCAACCTGATGGGAGACGCCGGGCCGGACAGGTTCGTCAACGATCTGGCCGCCGTCCTGGCCGGGGACGCACCCGGGCAGGACCAGCACCTGCACCCCCAGGTGGGACTGCACTTCTACACCTTCGGCGGCCTGCTGGCGACGGCGGACTGGGTCCGGCACTTCATGGCCGAAGCGGGCTAG
- the purU gene encoding formyltetrahydrofolate deformylase, with protein sequence MALHTESRKDQSCLIVHGPDQPGIVAAVAALVTRNQGNIVSLDQYSSDPSSGDFFQRVVFNRPDLAAAMPDIEADLGRTLTPLGLSWTLTDRSIPKRMAILVSTSDHCLLELLWRHRRGELPVTIPMVISNHTNTAEDVRSFGVPFFHVPSAGPDKSGAEAQILKLLEGNVDFVVLARYMQILSPGFLEAVKVPLINIHHSFLPAFVGAAPYRKAKERGVKLIGATSHYVTKDLDEGPIIEQDVARVTHGHSALDLQARGAYVERAVLSRAVQWHAEDRVIRHGNQTIVF encoded by the coding sequence ATGGCCCTGCACACAGAATCGCGCAAGGACCAGTCCTGCCTGATTGTCCACGGGCCGGACCAGCCCGGGATCGTGGCTGCGGTGGCCGCCCTGGTGACCCGGAACCAGGGAAACATCGTCTCCCTGGACCAGTACTCCAGTGATCCGTCATCGGGCGACTTCTTCCAGCGCGTGGTCTTCAACCGGCCGGACCTGGCCGCGGCGATGCCCGACATCGAGGCGGACCTCGGCAGGACCCTCACGCCGCTGGGGCTGTCCTGGACGCTGACGGACCGATCCATCCCCAAGCGCATGGCCATCCTGGTCTCCACTTCCGACCACTGCCTGCTGGAACTGCTTTGGCGGCACCGGAGGGGTGAACTGCCGGTAACCATTCCCATGGTGATCTCCAACCACACAAACACTGCCGAGGACGTACGCTCCTTCGGCGTCCCGTTCTTCCATGTCCCCTCTGCCGGTCCGGACAAGTCCGGGGCCGAGGCGCAGATCCTGAAGCTGCTGGAAGGGAACGTGGATTTCGTGGTGCTGGCCCGGTACATGCAGATCCTGTCCCCGGGGTTCCTGGAGGCAGTGAAAGTGCCGCTGATCAACATCCACCACTCCTTCCTTCCCGCGTTCGTGGGCGCCGCGCCCTACCGCAAGGCGAAGGAGCGGGGAGTCAAGCTGATCGGCGCCACCTCGCACTACGTGACCAAGGACCTGGATGAGGGACCCATTATCGAGCAGGATGTGGCCCGCGTGACGCACGGGCACTCAGCCTTGGACCTGCAAGCGCGGGGCGCCTACGTGGAACGCGCAGTGCTCTCCCGCGCCGTGCAGTGGCATGCCGAGGACCGCGTCATCCGGCACGGAAACCAGACCATCGTCTTCTGA
- the ligM gene encoding vanillate/3-O-methylgallate O-demethylase yields the protein MAPKNLQEVLDASNGAVDLLRNSQIGSYIYPVVPADFQNWIKEQTAWRQTAVLYDQSHHMDNLFLKGPDAIKLITATAINSTATFPVNKAKQYVPTTESGHVIGDGILFHEADDEYVYVGRSPAANWLLYHGETGGYRDLDITVDRRSPSRPYGHPVTRRYYRFQIQGPNAWQVIEKLNGGALEQLKFFNMSTMTIAGTTVRTLRHGMAGAPGLEVWGPYADHDRIRDAIVEAGAEFGLVPVGSRAYPSNTLESGWIPSPLPAIYTGEAERGYREWLPADGYEATGTLAGSFVSGNIEDYYLTPWELGYGSFVKFDHDFIGRDALERIDPATQRRKVTLAWDAEDVTSIFASLFNVEGPSYKFFDLPLANYGSANYDSVVDADGTVVGYSMFTGYSANERRALSLATIDPNVPEGTELKVVWGEPNGGTAKAAVEPHVQTEVRAVVSPVPYSTVARATYHGGWRTNYQSA from the coding sequence GTGGCACCGAAAAATCTGCAGGAAGTCCTCGACGCATCAAATGGGGCCGTCGACCTCCTCCGCAACTCCCAGATCGGCTCCTACATCTACCCGGTAGTGCCGGCGGACTTCCAGAACTGGATCAAGGAGCAGACCGCCTGGCGGCAGACAGCCGTCCTCTACGACCAGTCCCACCACATGGACAACCTGTTCCTGAAGGGCCCGGATGCGATCAAGCTGATCACCGCCACCGCCATCAACTCCACCGCCACATTCCCGGTGAACAAGGCCAAGCAGTACGTGCCCACCACCGAGTCCGGCCACGTCATCGGCGACGGCATCCTCTTCCATGAGGCGGACGACGAATACGTGTATGTCGGCCGTTCCCCCGCCGCAAACTGGCTGCTCTACCACGGCGAGACAGGCGGCTACCGGGACCTGGACATCACCGTGGACCGGCGGTCCCCGTCGCGGCCGTACGGCCACCCCGTGACCCGCCGGTACTACCGCTTCCAGATCCAGGGACCCAACGCCTGGCAGGTCATCGAAAAACTTAACGGCGGAGCTCTGGAGCAACTCAAGTTCTTCAACATGTCCACCATGACCATCGCCGGGACCACCGTCCGCACCCTGCGGCACGGCATGGCCGGCGCCCCCGGCCTTGAAGTCTGGGGCCCGTACGCGGACCACGACCGCATCCGGGATGCAATTGTTGAGGCGGGCGCCGAGTTCGGGCTGGTGCCCGTGGGTTCCCGGGCGTACCCGTCCAACACCCTGGAGTCCGGCTGGATTCCGTCACCGCTCCCGGCCATCTATACCGGCGAAGCGGAGCGCGGCTACCGCGAATGGCTGCCCGCGGACGGCTACGAGGCCACGGGAACCCTGGCGGGGTCGTTCGTGTCCGGGAACATCGAGGACTACTACCTGACCCCTTGGGAGCTGGGCTACGGCTCGTTCGTGAAGTTCGACCACGACTTCATCGGCCGGGACGCACTCGAGCGGATCGATCCCGCCACGCAGCGCAGGAAGGTCACCCTGGCCTGGGACGCGGAGGACGTGACCTCGATCTTCGCGTCGCTGTTCAACGTGGAGGGGCCCAGCTACAAGTTCTTCGACCTGCCCCTGGCCAACTACGGCTCGGCCAACTATGACTCTGTGGTGGACGCAGACGGCACGGTGGTGGGCTACTCCATGTTCACCGGCTACAGCGCCAACGAACGGCGTGCGCTCTCACTGGCAACAATCGATCCCAACGTCCCCGAAGGCACGGAACTCAAGGTCGTCTGGGGCGAGCCGAACGGTGGAACTGCCAAGGCCGCCGTCGAACCCCATGTCCAGACTGAAGTCCGGGCCGTGGTCAGCCCCGTCCCCTACTCCACCGTTGCGCGCGCCACCTATCACGGCGGGTGGCGGACGAACTACCAGTCGGCCTAG
- a CDS encoding PadR family transcriptional regulator has translation MSLRYALLALLRVGPLSGYELQKQFSMSVGHVWHAPDSQIYPELRKMEAEKLIEGEEQPRGQRATRRVYHVTEAGNQAFLDWMQTPLEYARVRDPAHLRAAYLEAASPETARAFFRRHQEQWEAELAQWEGELQRIAQVDNPMLVRRLAVTDPADHERTIAFKRFTYEGLVDRAHGEIAWARRGLELIDSLESPERAKPLPSASRA, from the coding sequence ATGAGCCTTCGGTACGCGCTGCTGGCCCTGCTGCGCGTGGGCCCGCTGTCCGGCTATGAACTGCAGAAGCAGTTCTCCATGTCCGTGGGCCACGTATGGCACGCCCCCGACTCCCAGATCTACCCTGAGCTGCGCAAGATGGAAGCAGAGAAGCTCATCGAGGGCGAGGAGCAGCCCAGGGGCCAGCGCGCCACCCGACGGGTCTACCACGTGACGGAAGCCGGGAACCAGGCCTTCCTCGACTGGATGCAGACCCCGCTGGAGTACGCCCGGGTCCGCGACCCCGCGCACCTGCGGGCCGCCTACCTTGAGGCGGCATCACCGGAGACGGCCCGGGCGTTCTTCCGCCGGCACCAGGAACAGTGGGAGGCCGAGCTTGCCCAATGGGAGGGTGAACTCCAGCGCATCGCCCAGGTGGACAACCCAATGCTGGTGCGCCGCCTGGCCGTGACGGACCCGGCCGACCACGAACGGACCATCGCCTTCAAGCGGTTCACCTACGAGGGCCTGGTGGACCGGGCCCACGGGGAAATCGCGTGGGCCCGGCGCGGGCTTGAGCTCATCGACAGCCTGGAATCCCCGGAACGCGCCAAGCCGCTGCCCAGCGCGTCCCGGGCCTGA
- a CDS encoding ABC transporter substrate-binding protein translates to MKMRKKPRAVLGVVAVAAAVALSLSGCRGDSGGQGGGSASSPGITDSAITLGITTPLSGATAGPGKCTVAGVSAYFGAVNAAGGVKFGDGKTRTVNIKSYDDAYDPQKSLANFQQMVSDNVFAATAGLGTPTNRAFRDAAISQKVPQVLVMTGDPLFSDRKQSPWQLGFVPIYQNEGAAFGKLLAKSGAQHKVAILSQNDDYGKGYVAGFKDAIKGASNISVVGEQTYEATDTSVDAQLTQLASSGADVFFNAMSITPLTIAALQKAQQIGWKPSWFLPSNTSSPTAILEPGGGAAYPGIYSVSFAKAPQSPAFAKDPDVVKFLDELKKYGNYPDMPAFPHCMWSYMVGATLEQAFKNMKEPTRDSFMTALRDIKDLKAPLMLEGTSVDTTVDGQPAVSSVVVQKYNGKGYATAENFG, encoded by the coding sequence ATGAAGATGAGAAAGAAGCCGCGCGCGGTACTTGGCGTCGTTGCCGTGGCGGCCGCCGTCGCGCTCTCCCTGTCCGGTTGCAGGGGCGACAGCGGCGGGCAGGGCGGAGGATCCGCGTCCTCCCCGGGGATCACTGACTCGGCGATCACGCTTGGGATCACCACTCCGCTCAGCGGTGCAACCGCCGGGCCGGGCAAGTGCACCGTTGCCGGCGTCTCGGCCTACTTCGGTGCCGTCAACGCCGCAGGGGGCGTGAAGTTCGGCGACGGCAAGACGCGCACTGTGAACATCAAGTCCTATGACGACGCCTACGACCCGCAAAAGTCCCTGGCGAATTTCCAGCAAATGGTGTCCGACAACGTGTTTGCTGCCACCGCCGGCCTGGGAACGCCCACCAACCGGGCGTTCCGCGACGCCGCCATCAGCCAGAAGGTCCCGCAGGTGCTGGTGATGACCGGCGACCCGCTGTTCAGCGACCGGAAGCAGAGCCCTTGGCAATTGGGCTTTGTGCCCATTTACCAGAATGAGGGCGCGGCCTTCGGAAAGCTCCTGGCGAAGTCGGGTGCGCAGCATAAAGTTGCCATCCTGTCGCAGAATGACGACTACGGCAAGGGGTACGTGGCGGGCTTCAAGGACGCGATCAAGGGGGCGTCCAACATTTCGGTGGTGGGGGAGCAGACCTACGAGGCCACCGACACCTCGGTGGATGCGCAGCTCACCCAACTCGCTTCCTCCGGGGCGGACGTCTTCTTCAACGCCATGTCCATCACGCCGCTCACCATCGCGGCACTCCAGAAGGCACAGCAGATCGGCTGGAAGCCCAGCTGGTTCCTGCCGTCCAACACGTCCAGCCCAACGGCGATCCTTGAGCCGGGCGGGGGCGCCGCCTACCCGGGTATCTACTCCGTGTCGTTTGCCAAAGCCCCCCAGAGCCCGGCATTCGCCAAGGACCCCGACGTCGTGAAATTCCTTGACGAACTGAAGAAGTACGGGAACTACCCGGACATGCCTGCGTTCCCGCACTGCATGTGGAGCTACATGGTGGGGGCCACGCTTGAGCAGGCGTTCAAGAACATGAAGGAGCCCACGCGGGACAGCTTTATGACGGCGCTGCGGGACATCAAGGACCTGAAGGCGCCGCTGATGCTGGAAGGGACTTCGGTGGACACCACGGTGGACGGCCAACCGGCGGTGTCCTCGGTGGTGGTGCAGAAGTACAACGGCAAGGGCTATGCAACTGCCGAGAACTTTGGCTGA
- a CDS encoding branched-chain amino acid ABC transporter permease produces the protein MSTAAATLRPRRVRLALAALAAVLLVVAPLILPAFANQTLVRIGVYAVAVLGLNIVMGYTGQVNLGQIFFVGLGAYVTAYGVNHGWNILLVFAAACAIAGVVGLLVALAAARLGGLAIAMVTIALPIVGVPLAKRLSEFTGGSQGISARFTDAPDWSGLANDQWQFYIVLIVTAGAFLLARSLVRGKYGRAFAAVRENEAVAASMGISPYRTKVLAFTIASIFGGASGFLYLAAVQYTSPETLSFGHSISLLAAMVIGGAGSIAGSLLGGAYYVFVPQLTNAIDPNLTTVSQGAILLAVLFLLPGGLVSLPRAVRRLTRRAAPRRSTAQTAPGTSPQTAPAHRPVPDAAPEGHEQTERQDGP, from the coding sequence ATGAGCACCGCTGCCGCCACCTTACGCCCACGGCGGGTACGTCTTGCCCTCGCCGCCCTCGCGGCGGTTCTGCTGGTCGTCGCCCCACTGATCCTGCCGGCGTTCGCCAACCAGACACTGGTCCGCATCGGGGTCTATGCAGTGGCGGTGCTGGGCCTGAACATCGTGATGGGATACACCGGCCAGGTCAACCTCGGGCAGATCTTCTTCGTAGGCCTGGGCGCCTACGTCACCGCGTACGGCGTCAACCATGGCTGGAACATCCTGCTGGTCTTCGCAGCGGCCTGCGCCATCGCCGGCGTGGTGGGGCTGCTGGTGGCGCTCGCGGCCGCACGCCTCGGCGGCCTGGCCATCGCAATGGTGACCATCGCCCTGCCCATCGTCGGCGTCCCCCTGGCCAAACGACTCTCCGAGTTCACGGGCGGCTCCCAGGGCATCTCCGCACGGTTCACCGATGCCCCGGACTGGTCCGGGCTGGCCAACGACCAATGGCAGTTCTACATCGTGCTGATTGTGACGGCCGGAGCATTCCTGCTGGCCCGGAGCCTGGTCCGCGGCAAGTACGGGCGGGCCTTCGCAGCGGTCCGCGAAAATGAGGCTGTTGCTGCCTCGATGGGCATCTCGCCCTACCGAACCAAGGTCCTGGCCTTCACCATCGCATCCATTTTCGGCGGCGCCAGCGGCTTCCTCTACCTGGCAGCAGTGCAATACACCTCTCCGGAAACCCTCAGTTTCGGGCACTCCATCAGCCTCCTGGCCGCCATGGTCATCGGTGGGGCCGGCAGCATCGCCGGTTCGCTTCTGGGCGGGGCCTACTACGTCTTCGTTCCGCAACTGACCAACGCCATCGATCCCAACCTCACCACCGTAAGCCAGGGCGCGATCCTCCTCGCAGTGCTGTTCCTGCTGCCCGGCGGCCTGGTCAGCCTGCCCCGGGCGGTGCGCAGGCTCACCCGCCGTGCCGCCCCGCGCCGTTCCACCGCCCAAACTGCACCCGGGACTTCCCCGCAAACCGCTCCCGCCCATCGTCCGGTACCGGATGCTGCGCCGGAGGGACACGAACAAACAGAGAGGCAAGATGGACCATGA
- a CDS encoding branched-chain amino acid ABC transporter permease: MGTFIQLVVDGLATGSIYAALALAIVLVNQATGLINFAQGGLAVLSAYIAYVFVQLGLPLILAILIAVVLSFVLGALVERFLVRRFERGDPDTAVVVTIGLLTLVTGISAVLWGYNNLAFPSLFPLTSVEILGAVVSVRSLATAVTIVVIMVILQLLFLRTKLGLALRAVADNPASAAFSGLPVGRLLMVGWGLAATLGAIAGVLVAPQLTLTPGMLDTALVYALAAVILGGLNSPIGCVVAAAAIGVLENLVAVYIPLIGHDLKIAVPFALIFVILIVRPQGLFGRKVVVRV, from the coding sequence ATGGGAACCTTTATCCAACTCGTGGTCGACGGCCTTGCCACCGGTTCCATCTACGCGGCCCTGGCCCTGGCAATCGTGCTGGTCAACCAGGCCACGGGCCTGATCAACTTTGCCCAGGGCGGCCTGGCCGTGCTCTCCGCCTATATTGCCTACGTCTTCGTTCAACTCGGCCTGCCCCTGATCCTCGCCATCCTCATCGCCGTGGTGCTTTCCTTCGTCCTCGGCGCGCTGGTGGAGCGTTTCCTGGTCCGCCGCTTCGAACGGGGCGACCCCGACACCGCAGTGGTGGTCACGATCGGACTGCTCACCCTCGTCACCGGCATCTCCGCGGTGCTGTGGGGCTACAACAACCTTGCGTTTCCGTCACTCTTCCCCCTGACCAGCGTGGAGATACTGGGGGCGGTGGTAAGCGTCAGGTCACTTGCCACCGCGGTGACCATCGTCGTCATCATGGTGATCCTGCAACTGCTCTTCCTCCGTACCAAGCTGGGACTGGCCCTCCGCGCCGTCGCCGACAACCCGGCGTCGGCCGCTTTCTCCGGCCTCCCCGTGGGCCGGCTGCTCATGGTGGGCTGGGGGCTCGCGGCGACCCTCGGCGCCATCGCCGGAGTCCTGGTGGCACCCCAGCTGACCCTGACGCCGGGCATGCTGGACACCGCCCTGGTCTACGCGCTCGCGGCCGTTATCCTGGGCGGCCTGAACAGCCCCATCGGCTGTGTGGTGGCCGCGGCGGCGATCGGTGTCCTGGAGAACCTGGTGGCCGTCTACATCCCCCTCATCGGCCACGACCTCAAGATCGCGGTGCCCTTCGCACTGATCTTCGTTATCCTCATCGTTCGCCCACAGGGCCTGTTCGGCAGAAAGGTCGTGGTGAGGGTCTGA
- a CDS encoding ABC transporter ATP-binding protein, whose translation MTLLELKDVTASYGPVQVLDGVSLSVPEGGSVGILGANGAGKTTTLRAISGTVRTGGTIRFDGRDIRGLRSDQVAALGIAHVPEGRGTLGQLSVRENLLVGAYLRRDRKAIETDIDYCLDLFPQLQDRVGSRAAALSGGEQQMLAVGRAFMAKPKLLLLDEASLGLAPGTAKTVYQAIRRLRLESGIAMLVVEQNANLAFSLVDTATVLETGRNVLTGTSAKLKGMDEIRRAYLGG comes from the coding sequence ATGACGCTGCTTGAACTCAAGGACGTCACCGCGTCCTACGGGCCGGTGCAGGTGCTGGACGGGGTTTCACTCAGCGTTCCGGAGGGCGGCTCGGTGGGGATTCTCGGTGCGAACGGTGCCGGCAAGACCACTACCCTGCGGGCCATCAGCGGCACGGTCAGGACCGGAGGGACCATCAGGTTCGACGGCCGTGACATCCGGGGCCTCCGGTCGGACCAGGTGGCGGCCTTGGGCATTGCCCATGTACCGGAAGGCCGCGGCACGCTGGGGCAGCTGAGCGTCCGGGAGAACCTGCTGGTGGGTGCCTATCTCCGCAGGGACCGGAAGGCCATCGAAACGGATATCGACTACTGCCTCGATCTGTTTCCGCAATTGCAGGACCGGGTGGGCTCCCGGGCAGCGGCCCTGTCCGGCGGTGAGCAGCAAATGCTGGCCGTGGGCAGGGCCTTCATGGCCAAGCCCAAGCTGCTGCTGTTGGACGAGGCATCGCTGGGACTGGCGCCGGGCACGGCGAAGACGGTATACCAGGCCATCCGCCGGCTGCGGCTCGAGTCCGGCATCGCCATGCTGGTGGTGGAGCAGAACGCAAACCTCGCGTTCTCACTGGTCGACACCGCGACCGTCCTGGAAACAGGCCGCAACGTCCTTACCGGCACGTCGGCCAAGCTCAAGGGCATGGACGAGATCCGCCGCGCCTACCTGGGGGGTTGA
- a CDS encoding ATP-binding cassette domain-containing protein: MAASLSLKDVNLHFGGVKVLQDVSFDVEPGVILGLVGPNGAGKTSLFNCISGHYKPSSGSISVMERRFRAALRPGWPAWAWPVPFSIQPCS; this comes from the coding sequence GTGGCTGCGAGCCTGAGCCTCAAGGACGTCAACCTGCACTTCGGCGGGGTCAAAGTGCTGCAGGATGTCAGCTTCGACGTCGAGCCCGGCGTCATCCTGGGCCTGGTCGGGCCCAACGGCGCGGGCAAGACGTCCCTGTTTAACTGCATCAGCGGCCACTACAAGCCAAGCTCCGGCTCGATTTCGGTGATGGAACGGAGGTTTCGGGCAGCGCTCCGTCCCGGCTGGCCCGCTTGGGCCTGGCCCGTACCTTTCAGCATCCAGCCCTGCAGTTGA
- a CDS encoding MoaD/ThiS family protein: MPEISVLLPSVLQPLAGGQSVLTTPADGPVTVASLLDAVASDYAVLGRRLRDETGALRRFVNIYVDGDEVRRLRGLDTEVMPGQEVLVIQSVAGG, from the coding sequence GTGCCTGAAATCTCGGTGCTGCTCCCGAGCGTCCTGCAGCCCCTGGCCGGGGGGCAGTCCGTCCTGACTACGCCCGCTGACGGACCGGTGACGGTGGCAAGCCTGCTCGATGCGGTGGCCTCTGACTATGCGGTGCTGGGCCGGCGGTTGCGCGATGAGACCGGCGCGCTCCGAAGGTTCGTCAACATCTATGTCGACGGCGATGAGGTACGGCGGCTGCGGGGACTGGATACCGAGGTGATGCCCGGCCAGGAGGTCCTGGTGATCCAGTCCGTCGCCGGCGGCTGA
- a CDS encoding WD40/YVTN/BNR-like repeat-containing protein encodes MVRMATAAESFVLAIGTKKGLWLATSKDRRDWSFSGPHFLMSEIPSIGIDTREGRTRILVGVRSPHWGPTVAHSDDLGATWTEPEQGAIKFPEDTGAALERVWQIYPDAESRPGVVWAGAEPISLWKSTDGGEHFELNRGLWDHPHHSEWGAGYGGAAAHSIVVNPSGETVHVAMSTGGVYRSADGGTSWEARNKGISAYFMPDPNPEFGQCVHKIAADAAVEGRLYAQNHHGVYRTDDNADSWNSIAEGLPADFGFVMLTHPRRDGTAWVVPLKADGERIPPDGRLAVHRTDDAGNTWKRLSSGLPEHEYNSVLRDAASVDTAEPAGVYFGTRGGTVYASADEGETFMEVAAHLPDVLCVRAAAVAGA; translated from the coding sequence ATGGTCCGCATGGCAACGGCGGCAGAATCATTTGTCCTGGCAATCGGAACTAAAAAAGGCCTCTGGCTGGCCACGAGCAAGGATCGGCGGGACTGGTCCTTCTCCGGCCCGCATTTTCTCATGTCGGAGATTCCCAGCATCGGGATCGATACCAGGGAGGGCCGCACCCGCATCCTGGTGGGCGTGCGCAGCCCGCATTGGGGTCCCACGGTTGCCCATTCTGATGACCTCGGCGCCACTTGGACGGAGCCGGAACAGGGTGCCATCAAGTTCCCGGAAGATACCGGCGCAGCACTTGAGCGTGTGTGGCAGATTTACCCGGACGCCGAGTCCCGCCCGGGTGTTGTGTGGGCCGGCGCTGAACCCATCTCGCTCTGGAAGTCCACGGATGGCGGGGAGCACTTCGAGTTGAATCGAGGCCTGTGGGACCACCCGCATCACAGTGAATGGGGGGCCGGCTACGGCGGGGCGGCAGCGCATTCCATCGTGGTGAACCCCTCGGGTGAGACCGTCCACGTCGCCATGAGCACCGGCGGCGTTTACCGCTCGGCCGACGGCGGCACCTCCTGGGAAGCGCGCAACAAGGGGATCTCGGCCTACTTCATGCCGGACCCCAATCCGGAATTCGGCCAGTGCGTGCACAAGATCGCCGCGGATGCCGCCGTCGAAGGCCGGCTCTACGCGCAGAACCACCACGGCGTGTATCGGACGGACGACAACGCGGACAGCTGGAACTCCATCGCCGAGGGGCTGCCTGCGGACTTCGGCTTCGTCATGCTGACCCATCCCCGCCGCGACGGCACCGCCTGGGTGGTACCGCTGAAGGCCGACGGCGAACGCATCCCTCCTGACGGGAGGCTCGCCGTCCACCGCACCGACGACGCCGGGAACACCTGGAAGCGCCTCAGCAGCGGGCTTCCGGAGCATGAATACAACAGCGTCCTCCGGGACGCGGCGTCGGTGGACACCGCCGAACCTGCCGGGGTGTACTTCGGCACGCGGGGCGGAACCGTCTACGCGAGTGCTGACGAGGGCGAGACGTTTATGGAGGTGGCCGCCCACCTGCCGGACGTCCTGTGCGTCCGCGCGGCAGCGGTGGCCGGTGCCTGA
- a CDS encoding class F sortase, which produces MRQDRSRHAAPRRHTWRRDWRTSNRGDLAILFCGVLTFLSFTVGAPLFHPAPPLSVGNGPAAAVIIAGGAASPTHTSPAPASAGGAPIAGTGVPAAVAPADPTAAAQTSGVEPTIAAAGPALPAAAQPLRIRYPSAAFDVPVHPLDLDGEAQSSRTIEPPATKDGYWLTPFGIPGSGSNNTTYVIGHSWEGADAPFNHLSSAAAVGDRFDVETAAGTISYRVESIKTFVKSGLKDSPVWDMVPNRLVLISCYTEDPWGKNVVVTAYPAVS; this is translated from the coding sequence ATGCGACAAGACCGGAGCCGGCACGCGGCACCCAGGCGCCACACTTGGCGGCGCGACTGGCGGACATCGAACCGGGGCGACCTCGCCATCCTCTTCTGCGGTGTCCTCACTTTCCTGTCGTTCACCGTTGGTGCTCCGCTTTTCCACCCGGCACCGCCGCTGTCCGTGGGGAATGGTCCTGCGGCCGCTGTGATCATTGCCGGTGGCGCAGCGTCCCCCACCCACACTTCGCCGGCACCTGCCTCGGCCGGCGGAGCTCCCATCGCCGGGACGGGCGTTCCTGCCGCAGTCGCCCCAGCGGATCCAACCGCAGCCGCCCAAACCTCCGGCGTGGAGCCGACAATAGCTGCGGCAGGACCGGCCCTTCCGGCAGCTGCACAACCCCTCCGCATCAGGTATCCATCCGCAGCGTTCGACGTCCCCGTCCACCCCCTGGACCTGGATGGGGAAGCCCAGTCCAGCCGGACAATTGAACCCCCTGCCACCAAGGATGGTTACTGGCTGACGCCGTTCGGCATTCCGGGCAGTGGTTCGAACAACACCACCTACGTCATCGGCCACAGCTGGGAAGGCGCGGATGCCCCCTTCAACCACCTCAGTTCAGCGGCAGCCGTTGGCGACCGCTTCGATGTCGAAACCGCTGCCGGAACCATCAGCTACCGGGTGGAGAGCATCAAGACGTTCGTGAAATCCGGTCTCAAGGACAGCCCCGTGTGGGACATGGTGCCCAACCGGCTGGTCCTCATCAGCTGCTACACCGAGGACCCTTGGGGCAAAAACGTTGTGGTCACTGCATACCCTGCCGTTTCCTAG